In a single window of the Armatimonadota bacterium genome:
- a CDS encoding DUF5317 domain-containing protein — protein MSFVAMYIVALFGHFSFRGYAGLLNIVNYILLLVAIGANLHIKDLRTVWGGTFLNFLVCAANGGYMPISEKAAKIAGLANIINPSREGEFVRHVLLTADSRLKWLADVIPLPGFGPHTPEVASIGDVVITIGIFVLIQRYMCVQKSSLKKKKPR, from the coding sequence GTGTCTTTCGTAGCAATGTATATTGTCGCCCTTTTCGGGCATTTTTCCTTTCGCGGATATGCAGGGTTACTGAATATCGTTAATTACATTCTTTTGCTTGTAGCTATCGGTGCAAACTTGCACATCAAAGATCTGCGAACAGTATGGGGAGGCACATTTTTAAACTTTTTGGTCTGCGCGGCAAATGGCGGCTACATGCCTATTAGCGAGAAGGCTGCTAAAATAGCTGGGCTTGCCAACATAATCAATCCTAGCCGAGAGGGGGAATTCGTACGCCATGTGCTTCTTACGGCCGATTCAAGGCTTAAGTGGTTGGCAGACGTTATTCCCCTTCCGGGGTTTGGTCCTCATACTCCGGAAGTGGCAAGCATTGGAGATGTAGTGATAACAATTGGTATATTTGTGCTAATCCAGAGATATATGTGCGTCCAAAAATCGTCGCTTAAAAAGAAGAAACCACGCTAG
- a CDS encoding HD domain-containing protein has product MGNSFWLSPVFLMAVAFTIVFGCYSYIYLPLQMRRAYRQSLLTLARAVETKDVGAEGHGERVARYVVDIAREMRIPRAQILRMEYAALLADIGNVRVPYAILSRKGKLTSKEFEILKQHAVIGAEMVEQVRLLKDLAPLIRHHHECWDGSGYPDGLKGEEIPLGARILAVATAYDSMESKKSFHGKMDDKRAIEELKNNAGAKYDPAVVEAFLKVLQRRWRSERQLS; this is encoded by the coding sequence ATGGGGAATAGCTTCTGGCTCAGTCCGGTTTTCCTCATGGCTGTAGCATTCACCATCGTGTTTGGGTGCTATTCATATATATATCTGCCATTACAAATGCGTCGGGCTTATAGGCAGTCCCTCCTGACACTTGCCCGCGCTGTTGAAACAAAAGACGTCGGTGCTGAGGGGCATGGAGAACGTGTAGCACGATATGTGGTAGATATTGCCCGCGAGATGCGCATACCCAGGGCGCAAATTCTGCGGATGGAGTATGCGGCTTTACTTGCAGACATCGGCAATGTGAGGGTGCCGTATGCAATCCTCAGCAGAAAAGGCAAGCTTACCTCCAAGGAGTTTGAGATTCTAAAACAACATGCCGTAATCGGCGCTGAGATGGTGGAACAAGTCAGATTACTCAAAGATCTTGCGCCGCTGATTCGCCATCATCATGAATGCTGGGATGGCTCGGGATACCCGGATGGGCTAAAAGGCGAAGAAATTCCCCTTGGTGCGAGAATTCTAGCTGTAGCAACTGCGTATGATTCTATGGAATCGAAAAAATCATTTCACGGCAAGATGGATGATAAGCGTGCAATTGAGGAACTCAAGAATAACGCAGGAGCTAAATATGACCCAGCGGTAGTAGAAGCCTTCTTGAAAGTATTGCAGAGGCGCTGGCGAAGTGAAAGGCAGCTATCTTGA
- a CDS encoding HD-GYP domain-containing protein, with the protein MRQVAKAFTQYKYTIYLLGFIILTSAVAFGGIELHAWPELVVFFILIFFAEILPVVFPSSATEYTMTMPAVLALFISHGFTETLLVTSLGLIASNMVFHRGKYPLRLLLDLTYYNLCNTIISITVASIAYIFSGGMTLQTGSEVTLSAVVLPVLLWVFTCTTTNALLLATALALHLREPWRIHVAQQLRWTATNNLVTGPSGILFAYLYLAYGIHGILLMIIPFLMGRQALNQYAKRLDTYRETITSLGIYMQHYHPYTKGHLERVADISDKIARQMGLPLRSLMLIRDAGLLHDVGKIGVDEQILDKVGALSEEDWAIIKQHPARGAEILSQMKHLEAIVPWVRGHHERPDGKGYPDGLKDGEIPIEAAVIAVADAFDAMTGGPDEKDRRVYRAPLTIDQAIDQVRYGAGTQFDPRVVKAFMQVMAREELEHGE; encoded by the coding sequence GTGCGTCAGGTCGCCAAAGCATTCACTCAGTATAAGTACACTATATACCTCCTCGGTTTTATTATTTTGACTTCAGCCGTGGCGTTTGGGGGAATAGAACTACACGCCTGGCCTGAATTAGTTGTTTTCTTTATCCTTATCTTCTTTGCCGAAATACTTCCCGTTGTATTCCCCAGCTCAGCAACCGAATATACGATGACTATGCCAGCGGTTCTGGCCTTATTTATTAGCCATGGATTCACCGAAACCTTACTTGTAACTTCATTAGGTTTAATTGCGTCAAACATGGTGTTCCACCGCGGCAAATACCCACTAAGATTGCTCTTAGATTTGACGTACTACAACTTGTGCAATACTATCATTTCGATAACAGTTGCATCTATCGCCTACATATTTTCTGGCGGCATGACCTTGCAGACAGGAAGTGAAGTCACTTTGTCTGCAGTTGTGCTACCTGTGTTGCTATGGGTATTTACCTGCACAACGACAAATGCACTATTACTAGCAACCGCTTTGGCCTTACATCTTCGCGAACCCTGGCGAATTCATGTGGCTCAACAATTGCGATGGACAGCCACCAACAATCTCGTGACTGGCCCATCAGGAATACTGTTTGCATACCTTTACTTAGCCTATGGTATACATGGAATATTGCTTATGATAATCCCGTTTTTGATGGGGAGACAGGCTCTCAACCAATATGCCAAACGACTTGATACTTACCGCGAGACGATTACTTCACTAGGCATCTATATGCAGCATTACCACCCATATACAAAAGGACACCTCGAAAGGGTGGCGGACATCTCCGATAAAATTGCCCGGCAAATGGGTTTACCTTTGCGAAGTTTGATGTTAATACGCGATGCGGGCCTTCTACACGATGTAGGTAAGATCGGGGTGGACGAGCAGATTTTGGACAAAGTCGGAGCTCTTTCCGAAGAAGATTGGGCTATTATAAAGCAGCACCCCGCGCGAGGAGCAGAGATTCTCTCACAAATGAAGCACCTTGAAGCGATAGTCCCATGGGTACGTGGACATCACGAACGTCCAGATGGCAAGGGCTATCCAGATGGCCTCAAGGATGGCGAGATTCCAATAGAGGCAGCTGTGATTGCCGTTGCCGACGCTTTTGATGCCATGACGGGAGGGCCTGACGAGAAAGATAGGCGCGTATACCGAGCGCCATTAACAATTGATCAAGCAATAGATCAAGTACGCTACGGAGCCGGGACTCAGTTCGACCCACGGGTTGTAAAGGCATTCATGCAAGTAATGGCGAGAGAGGAGTTGGAGCATGGGGAATAG
- the pheT gene encoding phenylalanine--tRNA ligase subunit beta translates to MLVPVEWLREYVSFDVPPKQLAERLTLAGLEVEEVTEIGDKLVFSTYVTPNRPDLLSIVGVAREVSALLGTQLNPPIPKLVESDTKASDLVKVDIESPINCPRYSARVVTDVKVGPSPAWVQERLVAGGLRPINNVVDATNYVLLELGQPLHAFDYDLVKNHHIIVRQAIPDERIVTLDGEERILNEEILVIADSERAIAIAGVMGGADTEVSFNTRNVLLESAHFNRISIRKTAKYLGMSTEASYRFERSVDPELTTYALDRVAQLIVEWSGGSIAKGIVDAYPRKINPVTLEIRPQRTSEVLGVKVSSEQIADYLSRLGMSVAKGDPLLVTVPTFRPDITREIDLIEEVGRLYGYNAIPEKLPMGETMQGSDSPEGRFASEVADTLIACGLQEVVTHSLVPPTEGEHGEVVIRNPISDDLSRIRKRLIPNLLGVIGYNASRGIRDIGIFEIGRVASTDNGAIIERLSIAGALTGSMWQTAWNVDKSSLEADFFLAKGVVETIFNRLVKGEVLFRQARLDGFHPTRAAIIQIGNTEVGVLGEVSSDLAAKFDLPGRTYAFELDFDELISRRREAEPYRPFSRYPALTRDLAVVVADEIPYDRVREVLEEGAGDLLESISLFDLYKGPPLPAGQKSLAFRMVFRSPTKTLRDEEVDDRMARIRNLLGDKLAASFRDA, encoded by the coding sequence GTGTTAGTACCTGTCGAATGGCTAAGAGAATATGTGAGCTTTGATGTCCCTCCGAAGCAACTAGCGGAGCGATTGACACTCGCTGGCCTCGAAGTGGAAGAGGTAACCGAGATAGGCGACAAGCTTGTCTTCTCAACCTACGTTACCCCAAATAGGCCTGATTTGCTTTCAATAGTTGGCGTTGCACGAGAGGTTTCAGCTTTACTTGGGACCCAACTAAATCCTCCAATCCCTAAGTTGGTCGAAAGTGATACGAAGGCATCTGACCTCGTAAAAGTTGACATCGAAAGCCCCATCAATTGTCCACGATACTCAGCACGCGTAGTTACCGATGTCAAGGTAGGGCCGTCACCAGCATGGGTTCAGGAAAGGCTAGTCGCTGGGGGCCTCCGGCCCATAAATAATGTCGTGGATGCGACGAATTATGTGCTACTTGAGCTAGGGCAGCCCCTTCATGCTTTCGATTACGATTTGGTGAAGAATCACCATATAATCGTTCGCCAAGCAATACCTGACGAAAGAATCGTAACTTTAGATGGCGAAGAGCGCATACTGAACGAGGAAATCCTGGTGATAGCAGATTCTGAGAGGGCTATTGCCATCGCAGGAGTGATGGGCGGTGCAGACACCGAGGTAAGCTTTAACACGCGCAACGTTCTTTTGGAGTCAGCCCATTTTAACCGAATCTCTATACGAAAAACCGCAAAATATCTCGGCATGAGTACCGAAGCATCGTATAGGTTTGAGCGCAGCGTTGATCCTGAATTAACAACCTATGCCCTTGACCGTGTAGCCCAATTGATTGTGGAGTGGTCTGGCGGGTCAATCGCTAAGGGCATTGTGGACGCCTATCCAAGAAAGATTAACCCGGTAACCTTAGAGATTAGGCCTCAACGTACAAGCGAGGTCTTAGGCGTTAAAGTAAGCTCAGAGCAAATCGCAGACTACCTTTCCAGACTAGGTATGTCTGTTGCGAAAGGTGACCCGCTATTGGTGACCGTTCCTACGTTTCGGCCAGACATAACGCGCGAAATTGACTTGATTGAAGAAGTTGGCAGGTTGTACGGATACAATGCAATCCCAGAGAAACTCCCTATGGGTGAAACAATGCAAGGGAGCGACAGCCCGGAAGGAAGGTTTGCTTCTGAAGTTGCGGATACGTTGATTGCATGCGGCCTTCAGGAAGTTGTCACTCATTCACTTGTACCTCCAACAGAGGGCGAACACGGCGAAGTCGTGATTCGCAACCCGATAAGCGATGATCTAAGCAGGATACGAAAGCGCCTTATTCCAAATCTATTAGGAGTAATTGGCTACAACGCAAGTCGAGGGATAAGGGATATCGGCATATTCGAGATTGGACGCGTGGCCTCTACCGATAATGGCGCGATTATCGAACGTTTGAGCATCGCTGGGGCTTTAACTGGCTCGATGTGGCAGACGGCTTGGAATGTGGACAAAAGTAGCCTCGAAGCAGATTTCTTCTTGGCAAAAGGCGTAGTTGAAACTATTTTCAACCGATTGGTAAAGGGCGAAGTGCTTTTCAGACAGGCGCGGCTTGATGGATTCCACCCGACTAGAGCAGCAATCATACAAATAGGAAATACCGAAGTCGGCGTTCTTGGCGAGGTCAGCTCGGACCTTGCTGCTAAGTTCGATCTTCCAGGTCGAACTTACGCATTCGAACTTGATTTTGACGAATTGATTAGTCGTCGTCGAGAAGCAGAACCATATCGTCCGTTCTCTCGATATCCAGCACTTACGAGGGACTTGGCCGTCGTTGTCGCCGACGAGATTCCATATGATAGGGTTAGAGAGGTTTTGGAAGAAGGGGCGGGAGACCTACTAGAAAGTATATCGTTGTTTGATTTATATAAAGGTCCACCCTTACCTGCAGGGCAGAAGAGTCTTGCGTTTAGAATGGTATTTCGTTCGCCTACGAAGACCCTACGGGATGAGGAAGTAGACGACCGCATGGCAAGGATAAGAAATCTCCTTGGAGACAAGCTTGCAGCATCCTTTAGAGATGCATAG
- the pheS gene encoding phenylalanine--tRNA ligase subunit alpha: MVYEQIEALRREAEQRIASAASSQTLAELETEYLGRKGKVTELLRSVKTLPPEQRPSFGQSANELRQLLEGKIAEKREKILIEERDAQLAREAVDVTLPGRLFQVGRRHILSVTIAEVKRIFIGMGYQVVEGPEIEQYLYNFEALNYPEEHPALDEQMSFYITDDLLLRTQTTALQGRVMESQKPPFRIATIGRCFRFDAVDATHSHTFHQVDCFTVDEGISLANLKGTLAQFVREMFGPETKVRFRPDYFPFVEPGAEWAISCVMCKGAGCSLCKSTGWLELGGAGMIHPNVLERFDIDSEKYTGFAFGLGIERMPMLKHAIDDLRLFLENDLRFLQQF, from the coding sequence TTGGTTTACGAGCAAATCGAAGCCCTGCGCCGTGAAGCAGAGCAACGGATTGCATCAGCCGCATCTTCGCAGACGTTGGCGGAGCTGGAAACCGAGTACCTCGGACGTAAGGGCAAGGTTACTGAGCTATTGCGCAGCGTGAAAACGCTGCCCCCAGAGCAAAGGCCATCGTTTGGCCAGAGCGCAAACGAACTTCGACAACTGCTAGAAGGAAAGATCGCCGAGAAGCGCGAGAAGATTTTAATCGAGGAGCGGGATGCCCAGCTTGCCCGCGAAGCTGTGGATGTCACGCTGCCAGGCAGATTGTTCCAAGTAGGCAGGCGCCATATCCTGTCTGTAACCATCGCAGAAGTAAAGCGAATCTTCATCGGGATGGGCTATCAAGTGGTCGAAGGACCGGAAATCGAACAATATCTTTACAACTTCGAAGCCTTGAACTATCCCGAAGAACATCCGGCGCTGGATGAGCAGATGTCATTTTATATAACTGATGACCTCCTACTCAGGACGCAGACGACTGCTCTTCAGGGAAGGGTAATGGAAAGCCAGAAACCGCCATTCCGTATCGCAACAATTGGGCGATGTTTTAGGTTCGATGCTGTGGATGCTACGCATTCACACACTTTCCACCAAGTTGACTGTTTTACGGTCGACGAAGGGATAAGCTTGGCAAACCTAAAAGGGACTTTGGCACAATTCGTGCGCGAGATGTTCGGACCAGAAACCAAAGTGCGGTTTCGCCCAGACTACTTTCCATTCGTAGAACCTGGCGCTGAGTGGGCTATTAGCTGCGTAATGTGTAAGGGCGCCGGATGTTCACTTTGCAAGTCTACCGGCTGGCTTGAATTAGGCGGTGCCGGAATGATTCACCCAAACGTACTTGAGCGCTTTGACATAGACTCGGAAAAGTACACGGGGTTTGCTTTTGGCCTGGGAATCGAACGCATGCCGATGCTTAAGCATGCCATCGACGATTTGCGCCTGTTCCTTGAGAACGACTTGCGCTTTCTTCAGCAATTTTAG
- the rplT gene encoding 50S ribosomal protein L20 translates to MPRVKRGIMTHKRHKKVMERAKGYWGARSRLFKTANEAVAKALNYAYRDRRVRKREFRSLWITRINAACRENGISYSRFIQGLAKGGIAIDRKVLAEMAVNDKAAFAALVKHASEQLAA, encoded by the coding sequence ATGCCACGGGTAAAACGTGGGATAATGACCCATAAGCGGCATAAGAAAGTCATGGAGCGCGCAAAAGGCTATTGGGGCGCAAGAAGCCGCCTCTTCAAAACTGCGAATGAAGCAGTCGCAAAGGCGCTCAACTATGCATACCGCGACCGCAGAGTTAGGAAGCGAGAGTTTCGGAGTCTTTGGATAACACGCATCAATGCGGCATGCCGAGAAAACGGCATATCCTATAGCAGATTCATCCAGGGCTTAGCGAAAGGCGGAATAGCCATAGACCGCAAGGTTCTTGCGGAAATGGCTGTTAATGACAAAGCCGCCTTCGCTGCGCTGGTTAAACATGCCTCAGAACAGCTAGCAGCTTGA
- the rpmI gene encoding 50S ribosomal protein L35, producing MPKIRTRKTAAKRFEITASGKIVRRNTGKGHLMMKKSPARKRRLSVESLVFGGEKQKVHRMIPYGS from the coding sequence ATGCCAAAGATAAGGACAAGAAAAACAGCTGCCAAGAGATTCGAAATAACTGCATCAGGTAAAATTGTACGGCGAAATACGGGGAAAGGACACCTAATGATGAAGAAGTCCCCAGCCAGAAAGCGCAGACTGAGCGTAGAGTCTTTGGTTTTTGGCGGCGAAAAGCAGAAAGTTCACCGCATGATTCCTTACGGTTCATAA
- the infC gene encoding translation initiation factor IF-3, translated as MNKDLRVNERIRARECRLVDEQGNQLGIKPVHEALAIAREKGLDLIEVAPTAVPPVCKIMDYGKYKYEQGKREREARKKQRITEVKSIKMRPGTDEHDFQVKLRHALRFLGEGNKVKIIVIFRSREITHPEFAKRALDRIAEATADIAVVEKPAAMEGRTMTMVLSPK; from the coding sequence ATAAATAAAGATCTCAGGGTTAATGAGCGGATTCGGGCTCGAGAATGCAGGCTGGTTGACGAACAGGGAAACCAGCTTGGAATCAAACCCGTTCACGAAGCACTAGCGATTGCAAGGGAGAAGGGCCTTGATTTAATTGAGGTGGCGCCGACCGCTGTGCCTCCTGTATGCAAAATAATGGACTACGGGAAATATAAGTATGAGCAAGGAAAGCGCGAACGGGAGGCTCGAAAGAAGCAGCGGATTACCGAAGTGAAAAGCATTAAAATGCGCCCTGGCACTGATGAGCATGATTTTCAGGTCAAGCTGAGACACGCCCTGAGGTTCCTTGGAGAAGGAAACAAGGTTAAAATAATAGTAATATTCCGGAGTCGCGAAATAACTCATCCGGAGTTCGCCAAGCGCGCACTTGATCGGATTGCAGAGGCAACCGCTGATATAGCGGTGGTTGAAAAACCTGCCGCCATGGAAGGCAGGACGATGACGATGGTGTTAAGCCCAAAGTAG
- the thrS gene encoding threonine--tRNA ligase, with the protein MVDERCKVDPLTLRHSAAHILAQAVKELYPEVKLGIGPAIEDGFYYDFDRKGGFSPEDLEKIEARMREIIAADLPFEKKEISKEEAFSLFADEPYKLDLLREIEEPVVTVYSQGSFIDLCRGPHLPSTGLVKAFKLLSVAGAYWRGNSKNPMLQRIYGTAFPTQKELDEYLKRLEEAKKRDHRKIGKDLDLFSFHEEGPGFPFWHPKGAIVYNQIIDFWRQEHQKRGYLEIRTPMILNESLWRQSGHWETYRDNMYFLEIDDQTYAVKPMNCPGAILIYKETLKSYRDLPLRYAELGLVHRHELSGVLTGLFRVRSFTIDDGHIFCRPEQIQSEITGVIDLIRTTYAKYGFKDYRIELSTRPEKSIGSDEIWETAEKALHEALRANNIIYQINPGDGAFYGPKIDFHVKDSIGRSWQLGTIQLDFSMPERFDLEYIGEDGKPHRPVMIHRAALGAIERFMGVLIEEYAGAFPLWLAPIQMIVLPIADRHREYGEKVAGRLSEAGFRVSVDSRNEKTGFKIREAQVQKIPYMLIVGDKEAESGKVSVRKRETGDIGVMLIEDFIAFAKNELTN; encoded by the coding sequence TTGGTTGATGAGAGGTGCAAAGTGGATCCTCTTACGTTGAGACATAGTGCAGCGCATATACTGGCACAAGCAGTGAAAGAACTTTATCCTGAGGTCAAGCTTGGAATCGGGCCTGCAATAGAGGACGGCTTTTATTATGATTTCGACCGCAAAGGTGGTTTCTCGCCGGAAGACTTAGAGAAAATTGAAGCCCGAATGCGCGAGATTATCGCAGCAGATCTTCCGTTCGAGAAAAAGGAAATATCAAAGGAAGAGGCTTTTAGCCTTTTTGCTGATGAGCCCTACAAGCTCGATCTTCTTCGTGAAATCGAAGAACCTGTTGTCACCGTCTACAGCCAGGGGTCTTTTATTGACTTGTGCCGCGGTCCTCATCTTCCAAGCACTGGTTTGGTGAAGGCTTTCAAGCTCCTGAGCGTTGCAGGAGCTTATTGGCGAGGCAATTCAAAGAATCCAATGCTACAACGCATCTATGGCACAGCGTTTCCTACCCAGAAGGAGCTGGATGAATATTTAAAGCGCCTTGAGGAAGCTAAGAAACGCGACCATCGAAAGATTGGTAAAGACCTTGACCTTTTCAGTTTCCATGAGGAAGGTCCTGGATTTCCTTTCTGGCATCCAAAAGGAGCAATTGTCTATAACCAGATTATTGATTTTTGGCGGCAGGAACATCAAAAGCGCGGATATTTAGAAATTCGCACACCGATGATCTTGAACGAATCACTTTGGCGCCAGAGCGGCCATTGGGAAACATATCGCGATAATATGTATTTCCTTGAGATAGACGACCAGACCTATGCAGTTAAGCCAATGAATTGCCCTGGCGCAATTCTAATCTACAAGGAGACGCTAAAATCATATCGCGACCTTCCGCTTAGATATGCCGAACTAGGGCTTGTCCATCGGCACGAGCTCTCGGGAGTGTTGACCGGCTTGTTCCGAGTGCGGAGCTTTACAATTGACGATGGACACATTTTTTGCCGCCCTGAGCAAATACAGTCAGAGATAACGGGCGTCATTGACCTAATTCGCACAACGTATGCGAAGTATGGATTCAAAGATTACCGCATTGAGCTCAGTACGCGGCCGGAAAAATCCATTGGCTCTGACGAGATATGGGAAACCGCAGAGAAAGCCCTTCACGAAGCACTTCGCGCAAATAACATAATTTATCAAATAAACCCAGGTGATGGAGCTTTCTATGGGCCAAAGATTGACTTTCACGTCAAAGACTCGATAGGACGCTCTTGGCAGCTAGGCACGATACAGCTCGATTTCTCGATGCCAGAGCGCTTCGACCTAGAGTACATCGGCGAGGATGGCAAGCCCCACCGACCGGTGATGATTCATAGGGCGGCTTTGGGTGCTATCGAACGATTCATGGGTGTTCTGATTGAGGAATATGCCGGAGCATTTCCTCTTTGGCTTGCGCCAATACAAATGATTGTGTTGCCAATCGCAGACAGGCATCGGGAATATGGAGAGAAGGTAGCGGGTCGTCTTAGTGAGGCAGGCTTTAGGGTGTCAGTAGATTCAAGAAATGAAAAGACAGGTTTTAAAATCCGTGAGGCCCAGGTACAAAAGATACCGTATATGCTCATAGTTGGCGATAAAGAGGCCGAGTCAGGCAAAGTATCGGTGAGGAAGCGCGAAACCGGTGACATAGGAGTTATGCTAATAGAGGACTTTATCGCATTTGCTAAAAACGAGTTGACGAATTAA
- a CDS encoding mechanosensitive ion channel family protein, translated as MNWNILFIAEFWRTAAHKIIPSTLAAVKIVVIFLLIRAAVNKFVERVIQVVTQRETKGPTPETIARAKTLGTLIKSVISYVLIFIAGVMVLEVFKVNIAPVLTTAGVAGLAIGFGAQRLVRDVISGFFIVLENQYAVGDYVTIGSISGLVEELGMRVTKIRDDVGKLVFISNGDVTLVTNHSRGTIQVSLDVNIAPNSNLEMVRSLINELGKRIADEVEGVVTPPRADGIIAIDASKVTIRITGSVKPGYQESLQTALRERILERASAGEINLV; from the coding sequence ATGAATTGGAATATCCTGTTTATTGCTGAGTTTTGGAGGACAGCGGCGCACAAGATTATTCCCTCCACTTTGGCCGCGGTTAAGATAGTAGTCATCTTCCTATTAATTCGCGCTGCGGTTAACAAATTTGTTGAACGCGTGATTCAAGTGGTAACTCAGCGCGAAACTAAGGGACCGACACCAGAAACGATTGCGCGTGCAAAAACGCTTGGCACTCTCATTAAGAGTGTAATTTCTTATGTCCTAATTTTTATAGCAGGTGTAATGGTCCTGGAGGTCTTCAAGGTTAACATTGCTCCTGTGCTCACAACTGCTGGGGTCGCTGGTTTGGCAATAGGCTTTGGCGCCCAAAGGCTTGTTCGCGATGTTATTTCTGGCTTCTTTATAGTTTTGGAAAATCAGTATGCAGTTGGGGATTATGTCACCATCGGTAGCATCTCGGGTTTAGTTGAGGAGCTCGGTATGCGAGTCACTAAAATTCGTGACGATGTTGGCAAGCTTGTATTTATATCAAATGGCGATGTAACTCTAGTAACTAACCATTCCCGCGGGACAATACAGGTGTCGTTGGATGTTAACATTGCTCCGAACTCCAATCTTGAGATGGTACGGTCTTTGATAAATGAATTAGGCAAAAGGATTGCGGATGAGGTTGAAGGCGTTGTCACTCCGCCACGTGCTGACGGAATTATAGCCATAGATGCATCTAAAGTTACTATTCGCATTACTGGTTCCGTAAAGCCAGGCTATCAGGAATCGTTGCAAACTGCTCTACGCGAGCGCATTTTGGAGAGAGCTTCTGCTGGCGAAATCAATTTAGTTTGA
- a CDS encoding MotA/TolQ/ExbB proton channel family protein, producing the protein MIWFVDAFNFLCKGGPVMIPLIACSIISVAVMIERFIRLRNAGADPDELMERIEKCLALGKGSDAVNLCRTVGTPLAEMLARGLECRGIGSRQAEKCMEEYALRMTPNLFCRLPILDTIITIAPLLGLLGTVTGMIRSFHVISTKSGIGTPTAITGGVAEALIATATGLAIAIATLVGYNYLTEKAKALVSDMEIYGTRLVNILSAGEEDQHEAKALRA; encoded by the coding sequence ATGATTTGGTTTGTTGACGCATTCAATTTCCTATGCAAGGGCGGCCCCGTAATGATTCCACTAATAGCCTGCTCGATAATCTCAGTAGCAGTAATGATTGAGCGCTTCATACGCCTAAGGAATGCAGGAGCCGACCCTGACGAGCTAATGGAACGCATTGAAAAATGCCTTGCTCTTGGCAAGGGCTCAGATGCAGTCAACCTTTGCCGAACCGTCGGCACCCCTTTAGCGGAAATGCTCGCCCGAGGGCTTGAATGTCGTGGAATAGGATCTCGACAGGCTGAGAAATGCATGGAGGAGTATGCTCTCAGAATGACGCCAAATTTGTTTTGCCGGTTACCTATCCTAGACACAATAATTACAATTGCTCCTCTCTTGGGATTGCTAGGAACAGTCACCGGTATGATACGCTCATTCCATGTAATATCCACTAAGTCAGGCATTGGAACGCCTACTGCAATCACCGGCGGCGTCGCTGAGGCTTTGATTGCCACTGCAACGGGCCTCGCCATTGCAATTGCCACCCTTGTTGGCTACAACTACTTAACTGAAAAAGCCAAGGCATTGGTCAGCGACATGGAGATATACGGAACACGCTTAGTCAACATCCTGTCAGCCGGCGAGGAGGACCAGCATGAGGCTAAAGCGCTTCGAGCCTAA
- a CDS encoding biopolymer transporter ExbD, whose protein sequence is MRLKRFEPKRARIEIVPMIDTIFFLLVFFMIASLAMTTMKGMPVNLPKSSTAQDRSMVKTVVTITATGKFYVDKRPVPFALIQPTLREKLKENPKMVVVINCDKSRNWGDGIEVMDEAKKAGAEIITIATEPKIEKK, encoded by the coding sequence ATGAGGCTAAAGCGCTTCGAGCCTAAGAGGGCAAGGATTGAGATCGTGCCGATGATAGACACGATCTTCTTTCTTCTCGTTTTCTTTATGATTGCCTCGCTGGCAATGACCACCATGAAAGGCATGCCAGTAAACCTACCTAAGTCAAGCACGGCTCAAGATAGGTCTATGGTGAAGACCGTTGTCACCATAACTGCAACTGGCAAATTCTATGTGGACAAGCGTCCTGTTCCATTCGCGCTTATCCAACCGACTTTGAGGGAGAAACTGAAAGAGAATCCTAAAATGGTTGTTGTAATCAATTGCGACAAGAGCCGCAATTGGGGCGATGGCATCGAGGTGATGGATGAAGCAAAAAAGGCCGGCGCTGAAATCATCACCATTGCCACAGAACCAAAGATTGAGAAAAAGTAA